The following are from one region of the Gossypium hirsutum isolate 1008001.06 chromosome D03, Gossypium_hirsutum_v2.1, whole genome shotgun sequence genome:
- the LOC107927162 gene encoding uncharacterized protein, which yields MLGALSAASLTLGLAGAPAAFTAQCGNGGAAKALAFPSSSNSNNRAQLLVKSSFTSTSRTPPSFRTAVAAVDSDQLSPDMQQSKKYYFVVANAKFMLDEEEHFKELLFERLRYYGERNKEQDFWLVIEPKFLENFPDITKRLRRPAVALVSTNGPWITFMKLRLDRVLSDSYEADNLEEALASNPTTLEFEKPENWVAPYPKYEFGWWDPFLPTGVKV from the exons ATGTTAGGTGCGCTTAGTGCTGCAAGTTTAACACTTGGTCTGGCTGGTGCGCCAGCAGCATTCACCGCCCAATGCGGCAATGGTGGCGCTGCCAAAGCCTTAGCGTTTCCTAGTAGCAGCAACAGCAACAACCGCGCCCAATTGTTGGTTAAGAGCTCATTCACTTCCACTTCCAGGACTCCACCATCCTTTAGGACAGCCGTTGCTGCAGTCGACTCCGACCAGCTCAGTCCCGACATG CAACAATCCAAAAAATACTATTTTGTTGTTGCGAATGCAAAGTTCATGCTTGATGAAGAGGAGCACTTCAAAGAACTTTTGTTTGAGAGGCTTCGTTACTACGGAGAACGCAATAAAGAGCAGGACTTCTGGCTTGTAATTGAACCCAAGTTCTTGGAAAATTTCCCTGACATCACAAAGAGGTTGCGCAGGCCTGCTGTTGCTCTGGTTTCAACTAACGGCCCTTGGATCAC GTTTATGAAGTTGAGGTTGGACAGAGTTTTATCTGATAGCTATGAAGCTGACAATCTTGAAGAAGCTTTAGCTTCAAATCCTACCACTCTGGAGTTTGAGAAGCCAGAAAACTGGGTGGCACCCTAtccaaaatatgaatttggaTGGTGGGATCCCTTCTTGCCAACTGGAGTTAAAGTTTGA